The Sporomusaceae bacterium genomic sequence CACAGCGGCGGAATCTATGCGGCGCTGTCTGAAACCACCGCCGAACTGATTATCGAGGGGATGCAGGCGGCAAAGGCCGCAGGTGCGGTTGTGTCGTTCGACCTGAATTACCGGGCCAAGCTCTGGAACATTGTCGGCGGGGAAGAACGGGCGGTGGCCGTGTTGGACCGGGTCCTGAAAAATGTGGACGTGCTTGTGGGCAATGAGGAAGATCTTCAGAAAGGGCTCGGCATTCCCGGCCCCGAAGTGGCTGCAAAATCAAAACTCGACCCCAGTGCCTTTTTCGGCATGATTGACGATGTCATCAAAAAGCATCCACAGATAAAGGTGGTTGCCACCACCCTGCGCGAAGTCCATTCCACCAACAGGCACAGCTGGAGTGCCGTGGCTTGGGTCAATGGCAAAACTTATATCGCACCCACGGCTGAACTGGATGTTTATGACCGGGTCGGCGGCGGGGACGGATTTGCTTCCGGCTTCTTCTATGGGCTGTTGACCGGTGAATCGCCGGAAGAATCCCTGAAGCTTGGCTGGGCGCACGGCGCTCTCCTGACGACTTTCCCGGGGGATACCACCATGGCGAGCCTGGAGGAAGTCCGGGCATTTGCCA encodes the following:
- a CDS encoding sugar kinase, translated to MSTGLNIRPQGALDFLSLGALVHRLDTGIVPFRKATGCQIHVSGGEFNCSANLANCFGLKTGVATAMVNYPIGEMIAERVRAMGVKPYYKHFKHNGVNGPNMATVYSDRGQGVRPPVVFYNRANEAGALLKPGDFDWKGIFAEGVRWFHSGGIYAALSETTAELIIEGMQAAKAAGAVVSFDLNYRAKLWNIVGGEERAVAVLDRVLKNVDVLVGNEEDLQKGLGIPGPEVAAKSKLDPSAFFGMIDDVIKKHPQIKVVATTLREVHSTNRHSWSAVAWVNGKTYIAPTAELDVYDRVGGGDGFASGFFYGLLTGESPEESLKLGWAHGALLTTFPGDTTMASLEEVRAFAKGGSARIQR